TGGGTTTGCGCTCGGACCAACCCGTTACCTGGGTAGAAGAGCTGTATGCAGGCATGAGCGCGTGTTTACAACCAAGCGGCACGCAAATTTGGGGTGGCGACATTTCCCGTTCGGAAACCGCGACGATTGCCATCACCGCGATCGGGCAAGCGCCGGCGAATCGGGTTTGGCAGCGCTCGGCAGCGCAACCCGGCGACGCGATCGTGGCAACGGGCATTCACGGAGCGTCACGAGCGGGGCTGGAGCTGCTATTGCATCCGGAATCCAACCTTCGCCTCGAAACCGCTGCCTGCGAGCGTCTCCGGCTCACCCACCAACGCCCGAAACCGCGGTTGGATGTGGTGCCCGTGCTACGGGCGATCGCGGCCGAGTCCCGCACGGCCGCCGCCGATAGCAGTGACGGATTAGTTGATGCCGTCTGGCAGCTATGCGCGAGCAGCGGCGTTGGTGCGCGGCTCGATGCCACTGCTGTGCCGCAATCGCCGGATGTCATTCGCTACGTTGGAACCGAGCTCGCGCTGGAGTGGGCCCTCTACGGTGGGGAAGATTTCGAACTCGTGCTTTGCCTACCACCGGAACTCGCCCAGCAGCTCGTAGCGGCAATCGGTGGCGGGGCAGCGATCGTCGGCGAGATCCTCCCCGGTTCTGAGGTGGTGCTAATGCAAGCTAACAGCACGCGAGTACTGACTATTGACAAAACATTCCAGCATTTCTAGCGGGCGACAAGTAAGCAATGAGGACAATTAAGCAATGAGATCGAACTGCAAGTGGCGTTGCGCAGATTGGAGCGATCGCCGAACTAAGCAACGGATTGGGTATTGGGAGTCTCCAGCGCCTGCAGCAAACGCCAACAGAGCAACAGGGCACGCGGAACGTGGAAGCAGCCTTTGTAGGGACCGCCCTTAAAGCGATGGGTGACGTTCCCTTGGCGATCGCAGTAGCCGAACCATTCGCCGAATTTCGGATCGCTGAAATGCTCGAAGCAGTAGGCATCAACGCGCTCGAAGGCATCCCAATCGTCGCGATCGCCTGTCAGAGAGAAATTAAGCAAGTGCGCGTACAGCGCCTCGCATTGCACCCACCACAGCTTCATCGACCACTCCAGCGGCGTCGGCGAGTACCCCTCGGCGTCGAGGAAGTAGAAAATGCCACCGTATTCGTCATCCCACCCGCGTGCGAAGGACCAGCGCACGATCGCGATCGCATCAGCGGACAGATCCTCCCGCTGCAGGCGCTGTGCCCAATGCTGCAGGAACCAGCCAGCCTCGATCGCGTGTCCGGGATTGAGCAAGCGCCCTTGTGGCGAAGCAATTTGGCTGCCGTCCGGCGCAACGGTTTCGTAGACCAGCTGCTCGTCCGAGTTTACGTGCAGTAGGATGCGTCGGATGCAGTCCTCGACTTCGACGGCGTATTCGCTGGCGTCGTCCGGTGCGATTTCTTCGATCAGGTTGAGCAAAATCATCGGTACGGCAAGGCTCTGCGCGGGGTGCTGACCGGCCAGCACCGGACGACCGACATAGCTCCAGTCGTACGCCCAATCCCACAGCGTTGCGAGTTCGTCGCGCGCTGCCGCTAGTAAGTCCGGGCGATCGCTCGCGCGGGAAAACTCCGCTAGTGCCATGGTGTAGAAGCACTCAGAGAAGATTTTGCGCTGCAGCTGAATGGGCTTGCCATCCTCAGTCAGGGAAAAATAGGCGCGCCGGTCCGGACGGATGGCGAAATGCTGCAGAAAATCAACGCCCAAGCGCGCGGCCGCCAACCACTCGGGTTTTGACTCGACCGTGCGATACAGCTTGGCAAACAGCCACGCTTGGCGTCCCTGCAGCCATACGTGCTTGGTCGTGTCGTAGAGACTGCCGTCGCGGTCCAAACAGTTAAAGTAGCCGCCGCGCTCGCGATCGAGAGAGTACTGCAACCAGAACGGTATGACACGCTCGAACAGCTCGCGTTCGTATTTGCGGCGGTATGCTGCGATCGCGACCGGAGATGGTGTCATGGTGCAATCCCTCGAAATCTATCAGAGCCATACCGCCCGGCGGTTGTAGTCGCCGCCAGTCTAACGAACTGACAGGGATACGACAGCCATTTGCGCGAGCATCTGATCGGTCCGAGCAAAGCTTAATGAAAACTAATGGCATTAGTGTTGACAATAATTTTCAATAGAGTTACAGTGAGGTCATGTCAGGGTTCTCCTCTGAAAGCGGGATACGAACGCGGGCTCGGTTATCGGGCCCGCATTTTTTATGGTTGAGGTTTGCGGTTAGACTAAAAGCCGGCAGTAGGGTAAGGGTGCGGATCGAACGGGATGAGTGCAGTAGCGCCAGCAGCAGTTGCGGCAACCAGTGGGCAAAGAGAGTACGACGCGATCGTCATCGGCTCGGGCATCGGCGGATTGGTAACGGCAACGCAGCTTGCGGCCAAAGGTGCATCGGTCTTGGTGCTGGAGCGCTACCTGATACCGGGTGGCAGTGCCGGATATTTCGAGCGGGCGGGTTATCGCTTCGATGTTGGTGCGTCGATGATTTTCGGATTCGGAACCGAAGGCACCACCAATTTGCTCGCGCGAGCGCTGGACGCCGTTGGCGTTAGCCTGGAAACCATCCCCGACCCGGTGCAGATTCACTATCACTTGCCGAACGACCTGAGCGTGCGCGTTCATCGCGATTACAAACGGTTTCTGCAGGAGTTGGGCGATCGCTTTCCCCGCGAGCGAACGGGCATTCGCCGCTTCTACGACGAATGCTGGCGGGTGTTCGAGTGCCTGAATGCGATGGAGCTGCTGTCGCTGGAGGAGCCCCGCTATCTGACGCGCGTGTTCTTCCAGCATCCCTTGGCTTGTTTGGGGCTGGCGCGCTATCTCCCTCAGAACGCGGGCGACCTGGCGCGGCGATACATTCGCGACCCGGAGTTGCTGCGGTTCATCGACATCGAGTGCTACTGCTGGTCGGTGGTGCCTGCGGACATGACGCCCGCGATCAACGCGGGGATGGTGTTCAGCGATCGCCACTACGGCGGCATCAATTATCCGAAAGGCGGCGTCGGGCAAATCGCACAGAAGCTGGTCGCAGGATTGGAAGCTGCCGGTGGCAAGATTCTCTACAAAGCCCGAGTCACGCAGATTTTGCAGGAGGGCAAGCGCGCCGTGGGCGTGCGGTTGGCCGACGGCAGCGAGTTTCTGGGGCGGCGTATTGTCTCGAACGCAACGCGCTGGGATACTTTCGAGAAATTATTACCGGCGTCGGCATTACCCGGGCGCGAGCGACGCTGGCAACAGCGCTATCAAAAGTCGCCGAGCTTCTTGAGCTTGCATTTGGGCGTGAAGGCTGATGTCGTGCCACCGAACGCCGACTGCCACCACATCCTGCTCGATGACTGGGCGCAGATGGAAAGCTCGGAAGGGACGATTTTCCTGTCAATACCCACGTTGCTCGACCCCGACTTGGCCCCGGCCGGACATCATATTTTCCATACTTTCACGCCGACCTGGATCGACGGGTGGCAGAATTTGTCGCCTAGCGAGTACCAACGGAAAAAAGACTTTGCGGCAGAGCGCCTGATTGCCCGGTTGGAGCGGGTCTTCCCGGGCTTGGAAGCCGGTCTCGACTACCAGGAAGTGGGAACGCCGCGCACCCATCGCCGCTTTCTCGGTCGCGCGGACGGCACATACGGTCCGATTCCGCGCCGCAAGCTGTTGGGATTGCTGGGGATGCCGTTCAATCGCACGGCGGTACCGGGGTTGTATTGCGTTGGCGACAGCACCTTTCCGGGGCAAGGACTCAATGCCGTTGCCTTCTCTGGTTTCGCCTGCGCGCACCGGATTGCTGTAGATCTGGGGTTGAAGGCTTAGAGTTCGGTGGCGAGCGACCGAGCCAGTGTGAAACGACGATCGCCTCACCGGCACTTATTCGGTCCGTTCGCCTGACTCAAGCTCCAGCTCGCTTAAGGCGATCGCGGCATTACTCGTAACGCGGCAGATCCGCCATTCTTCCAGGATGACCGCACCTATTTGTTTGTAAAACCCGATCGCCGGTGCGTTCCAGTCGAGGACGCTCCATTCCAATCGCCCGCAGTCGCGATCGCGCACGAGTCGCGCGAGGTAGCGCAGCAGGGCTTTGCCGATGCCGCGCCGCCGGAATTGCGGCAGAACGAAGAGGTCTTCGAGATAAATGCCGGGTTTGGTCAAAAACGTCCAGTAGTTGTGGAAGAAAAGGATGAAACCGGCCGTTTCCCCTTGCCATTCGGCGATCGCGGCTTCAACATAAGGACGCGCGCCAAACAGGAGCTCGTGCTAGAGTTCGGGGTTTCCGGTAACGACATCGCTTAGGTGCTCGTAGCCGGCAAGTGCCACGATCGGTTCGAATATTTTGGGGACGTCGTCGGGCGTTGCCGGGCGGATGGTAGGGCGAGCAGAGGATACGGACATGCTTTGCGATGTGGGGGTAGGTTGAAGTCAGCGATTGTAGCGTTAAGGATGGACTGGTTTGCTCGTTCGATCCGTCACTTGCTGTGCCGATCGGATCCAGGTAAGGTGGTGCATCGGTCGGCGCGATCGCGCGTGGCAAGATTCCCGGTCACTGAAGCGGGCGATAAAAAAAGAGTCAGTTGAAGCGAACACACGATGGCGATCGCGTTGCGACAGGATCGCTCACAATGTTTATAGCTGGTTTTCAGCAAAGTTCACCTTAGGGATTCTCGAACGGACGATATGGTAACCAAACTGAAACGCGGCTCGTTGGTGCATGCTTTACCCGAGCAGCTTGAAAACAGTCTCGAAGCTGGGGCAAGCGACCCGCGCTTTCCGGAGTACATCTTCAAAACCAAAGGCGAAATCCTGGAAACGGATGGGGACTATGCATTTGTAAAATTCTTCGTGCCGACGCCGCCGGTGTGGTTGCGCCTCGATCAACTGACTCCTGCCGAGTAGGCGCGATCGTGCCGGGCAGCGGGAATTCCTCGCGCAATCGGTGGATCGAATGCCGTTTGCGCGTCAATCTTTTTGCCGCTTGCTACTGGGAATAAACTATTAAGCGTGAATGCAAGCAGGTTATGTAGCTGGTCGAGCAAATAGTCTAATCGCATTCAAACGTTTCATAAGCTCAGACGGTTGATGTCCGGTTATCACCAGTCGATCCATCGCACGAGTCTTTAGCAGCAAAGATCGCGAGTCATTGCAACGAAGACAAAAATAAGCTTAAGACTCTGATGTCCTATTTACTAGAAAGAGAAGTTCGATCTAACTAACGAGCGATCCTCTTGGAGAGACTGCGAACGCCAGACAGTTAAAGGTTTTCTTGGTCAATACAAATGTGTCAATCTTGTAGATTGAGGTTCTGGTATCGCTATTCGGATGCCAGTTTTGCTTCTGCACTAGAACTCGCAAAAGGGATGGCAGTTTCCGAGGGCGTTATGAGTATTTTGACTTGCGGGCTTTGGTTATACTTTAGTTGCACAGGCCGGAAGCACTGGAACGAAGTTAAAATGGTAAATAGGGTCAATAGTCCGAATCTTGGAGTAATAGTACGAGGAATATGCTCGAAGAAATACGGATAAATAGCTCCAGCTTATTCGCAGTTTACCCAGTCCCTTGATCGATCTGACCGAACAGCATCGCTGGTAGGTAGGGAAAGAGTTTTACCTGTTGTCAAATAGTGACCTCGTCAGTTATTACTTTGTCAGGCATTACATTGCCGTTACATCGTGGTCGATCGCTCTCCGCTCGTTTCCATTGTCGGTGCCGGTAAGGTTGGCAGCACCCTTGCTCAGCGCTTGATCGAGAAACACCTTGCCGACGTCGTGTTGGTCGATATTGCTGTTGGCTTGCCCCAAGGCATTGCGCTCGATTTACTGGAGGCGCGGAGCTTGGAGGGGCACGATCGCCACATTTGCGGCACGAACGACTTCGCTGATACCGCCGGATCGGACGTCATCGTCATCACGGCTGGACTGCCCCGCAAACCGGGCATGAGTCGCGACGACTTGATTGCTACCAACGCCCGCATCGTCGTCGATGTGACCCGGCAGGCGATCGCTCGCTCCCCTGAGGCGATCCTCATCGTCGTTACCAATCCCCTCGACGTAATGGCGTATCTGGCTTGGGAAACAGCAGGCGTGCCGCCACAACAGGTATTGGGGATGGCCGGTGGGTTGGATTCCGCTCGGTTGCAAACCTTTATTGCCTTGGAATTGAACGTCGATGTGGCGGAGGTGAGCGCGTTGGTATTGGGCGGCCACGGCGACCTGATGGTCCCGCTGCCGCGCTACTGCACCGTGCGCGGCGTCCCGATTACCGAGCTGCTCGACGAGGCGGCGATCGCCCGCTTGGTGGAGCGCACGCGCAATGGTGGCGCGGAAATCGTCCAGCTTTTGAAGACGGGCGGCGCGTTCTACGCTCCGGCGTCGGCAACCTATCAGATGGTAGAAGCGATCGTGCACGATCGCGCCCGGTTGATGCCCGCTGCCACGTATTTGAATGGCGAGTACGGCATCACCGATCTCTTCGTCGGCGTACCGTGCTTCATCGATCGCCGCGGTGCAGGCAAAATCCACGAGCTATCGCTGACCGCTGCCGAGCGCCACGCTCTCCACACGTCAGCAGAGTCCGTACGAACCAACCTCGCGATCGCCCGCGCGGCCCTCGAAAACGGTTAAATACCTCAACCGTGCTGGGATAAATCGCCAACAGAGGGCAGTCGCGTTCACTTACCCGCGCTCACTTACCAATACAAAAGCGGCTGAAGATGCGCTCCAGCACTGACTCGGTAACGTCTTCACCCGTGACTTCCCCGAGGGCGCGGATGGCGGTCCGGAGGTCGATAGTCCAAAAATCCAGGGGCAACCGAGCGGCGATCGCCTCGCTAACGTGTTGCAGTGACACCTGTGCCCGTGTCAGCACGGCAGCTTGGCGTTGGTTGATGGCAATATCCGTGTTGGCGATCGCAATTCCATCCGCTTGCACTGCAGACAGAATCGCCGTTTCCAATGCGTCGATACCTTCCTGACGCGCCGCAACAGTCGGCACCACCTGCGCGATCGCCGCGGGAACCCGCACGCGCTCCGGAGGGGCGAGATCGACTTTGTTGACGACCAGCAGCAGCGGGCGATCGCAGACGCTGCCGTAAATCTCCGCATCCTCGGCCGTCCAGCCGTCTGCCGCCGAGACCAACAGTATCACCAAATCTGCCGCTGCCGCTGCCGCGCGCGAGCGCGCCACGCCCAGCTGCTCGACGCGATCGCCCGTGTCGCGAATCCCAGCCGTATCCAAGACGCGCACGGGAATGCCGCCCACAACTAGTTGTGATTCCACTACGTCGCGTGTCGTCCCCGGCAGCTCGGTCACGATCGCGCGATCGCTTCGGCTCCAGGCATTGAGCAAGCTAGATTTCCCCACATTCGGTCGCCCGACGATCGCCACTGCCAACCCGGCGCGCAGCAGTTCGCCGCGTTCCGCCGTTGCCAAGATATCCGTGACTTCGTGCAGAGCTGCGGTCAGGCGATCGCGAACCGCATCGACGTCTAGCGGCGGCAAGTCATCTTCAAAGTCGATGCGGGCTTCGACTTCAGCGAGGATGTCCAGACAACCAGCGCGCAGCTGTCGCAAGGGTTGGGCGAGCTTGCCTTGCAATCCGGCCAGGGCGACTTGCGATGCCCGCACCGATTGCGCGCCGACTAACTCGGCCACGCTCTCGGCTTGGGTGAGGTCGATGCGGCCGTTGAGGAACGCCCTGAGGGTGAACTCGCCTGGCTGTGCCAGCCGTGCGCCTCGGGAAACGCACAGTTGCAAAACCTGTTGGACGGGTACGATGCCGCCGTGACAGTGGAACTCCACCACGTCTTCTCGCGTATACGATCGCGGCGACCGCATCAACAATAGCAGCGCCTCGTCAACGATCGCCTGCGTGTCCGGATGGCGAATGGTGCCGTAGAGAATGCGGTGCGATTCCCAAGCTTGGCGACCCGGCGCGCGAAACAGCGCGCGGGCGATCGCGACGGCCGTTGCCCCCGACAGCCGCACGATGCTAACGCTGCCCTGCTGCGATACCACCGGCGTGGCGATCGCGGCGATTGTCTCCTGTTGCGCGATCTCGGGTTGGGACACGACAGTTTTCCCGGTGAAGCACCACCGAATGAATGTAAAACATGGTGCGGACTCAGTTCGCCAGGATAACACCACAGCTCGCCAGCGAGTGTCCGAAATGCCACGCGATCGCCGCGCAGCCTGCAGAGCCGCGCAAGCGATCGCGATCGCTCTCGCCAAAGGGCGTGGCAAGATCGTCGAGTTACTCGATGCGATCGCCCGTGACTCATTGCGACGACTCCACTGCTGGTTTGCACCACGAAGGTCGCGCGTCCTTCCGCGTTGGCGATGCCTTTTACCGCCCGACCACCCGCGTCGTCCGCGATTTAGGCGTGCTTGCCGCTGCAGTCTACCGCGATCGCGTCGGTCACCTGCGTGTCCTCGACGCAATGGCAGGCTGTGGGGTGCGATCGTTGCGCTACTGGCTCGAAAGTCATGCCGACTTCGTGCGAGCTAACGACGGCAACCCAGACATGAAGGCATTGCTGGCGGAGAACTTGCAAGCGGCGATCGCGGCCGGCCGGGCGGGCATCACGGTCGAAAATGCCCACCGCCTGTTTCTCAACTGCTACAGCCAACAAGACTTTTACGACCTGGTCGACATCGATAGTTTCGGGACGCCGGCACAGTATCTCGGTACGGCGTTGTGGGCAACGTGTTTGGGGGGTTTGCTGTACCTCACCAGCACCGACGGCCGGGCGGGAACGGGAAATTTGCCCCGCCGCGCGTTGCAGGCCTACGGTGTCTACACGCGGTTGCATCCCGCCGCCCACGAACAGGCCCTACGCGTTCTCATCGGGGCGGCGCAGCGTCAGGCAGCCGGGCTCGATCGCGGCATCGAACCGGTGTTTGCTTATTTCACGGGCTCGACCTATCGCGTACTGGTGCGTTACGTATCGCCCCGCGTCTTGACGCCACAAAACTACGGCTTCCTGGGATACTGCCGTCGGTGTGGGAACTACACGCGCGTTGCCTGGCACCGCCTCGGGCGATCGCGGTGCGCGTGCGATGGCGGCGACCTCACCCACAGCGGTCCGCAATGGTTGGGCGCTCTCCACAACCCCGAGTGGTTGCAAGCCATGCAGCAACAGGCGATTGCCTGGGGTTGGGCCGATCGCGCGACGCTCCTGGCGGCCATGATTGCCGAAGCGGACTGTCCACCTTGGTTCTTTCCCCTGGGCGAAATCGGCAAGCGGGGGCGCATCGACCTGCCCAAACGCGATCGCCTGCTCGCAGCGCTCCGCGATCGTGGCTATCGGGCCGCAACGGCTTGTGTCGATACTCAAGCAATCAAGACCGATGCTGACATGCAGGTCTGCGTGGAGGTGGCGCGATCGCTGCTCGACCGAGAATAGGTTTTTTGGACGATCTCTACGGTCATCTGTTTGGTTCTTGAGGCTGCGAACCCCCCTCAAAGTCCTGCACTAGCTCAGCGCAAGAGTAGGTGGCAAAAGGTTCCGATCGAGGGTTGCCGGAACGCATCGTTATTACAGTTGTTTGCTCGGAGCTTGAAGTTCTGTGACAGAAACGCAAGCATACAGAAGCAGGTTCCAAACTGCGTGCTATAAAATCGGGCAAAGAGTCTTAGTGTCTTATCTCGAACATTAAACTAGAGGGTTTTGGTTTGTTTGAAGTCATATTCAAAGATATTGCTGCAGCATTGATTAGGATATATCTCTCTTTTCGCGATCGCTTCAGCTTTTTGACTTGAGTGTACCCGATCCACACGATCGGACCTGATGAAGGGAATCTCTGGACGACTTTTAGAAAGTAAGTCTGCATGCACGGTAGTATCAAGCTTGAAATGTTTTAAGCAGCTTTACAGTTGCTTTGTCTTTGCACAATCGAAGATCGAAGATGTCTAAATGTATTATCGATGCTTAGCTGTTCGAAGGTTGGTTAGGAAACGCTCCAAGCAGGCCTATACATCATGTATATATTTTGATTCTCATGCGGAACGATCGAACTCGTGCAGGACGATCGAACATGGCTGATCGGATCCGCGCAGGTGAAGCCAAGACGATTCAGTTGGCCGCACCGATATCGGGCTACGCACTGGATCTAGAGTCGGTTCCAGACCCGGTCTTCTCCCAGAAGATGGTCGGGGATGGAGTTTCAGTCGATCCGACTACTGCAACGTTGAGGGCTCCAGTTGATGGGAAAATCGTTCAACTGCATCCGTCTAACCATGCAGTCACGCTCGAGACGGCTGAGGGCATTGAAGTGCTGATGCACATCGGGCTGGATACCGTGGAGTTGCGGGGGAAAGGATTTTCGCCCAACGTTCGCCTCGGCGATCGCGTGAAAGCTGGAGATGTCCTGATCGAGTTCGACATCGATTTCGTCGCTCTCCATGCCAAAAGTCTTTTGACGCAGATGGTTGTCACGAACGGCGATCGGGTCGCGGAGTATATCCAGCAGTCGGGGATGGTGGAATCCGGGCGCGACACCGTCCTGGAACTCGTATTGACCGAGCCAGCGAACGCTGCAGAAACAACTGGAGGCGAAGTCGTTATTTCAGAGCCGATCGTGGTTCCCAATCCCTCCGGGTTGCATGCCCGGCCGGCCGCAGTGCTCGTCAACTTGGCAAAGAAGTATCGCTCGAACATCCAGCTCCTGCGAGGAGACGATCGCGCCAATGCCCGGAGTGTCGTCGCCCTGATGGGACTGCAGATTGCCCATGGCGATCGGATTACCCTCAATGCGGACGGACCGGATGCTAAAGATGCCATTCTGGCGTTAACCGCAGCCATTCGCTCCGGGCTCGGTGAAGCAGGTGCCTCTCCCGCTCCTGCCAGTATCGCCCAATCCGACCTGAAGTCCCCTCCCCCTCAACCCAAGTCTTCGGACCCCAACCTCATCATGGGTGTCGCTGCTTCCTCGGGTCTCGCCGTTGGCAAAACTTTCCGAGTGTGCGAACAGACGTTGAATGTTGACGAGCAGGGCGAATCGCCAGCCCGCGAGCGTCGGAAGTTGGAGGATGCGATCGCCGCGGCGGCGCTAGAAGTCGAGTCCTTGCGTGCCAAAGTCCACGCTCAAGGGAATCCGGGCAAAGCCGCTATCTTTGCCGCCCACCAAGAAATTCTCGACGACCCCGACCTGCTCGACACGGCTACGAGCGCGATTGACAAGGGAAAAAGTGCTGCCTTCGCCTGGCAGCAAACGTACTCTGCCCAAGCAGAGCGGCTATCGCAACTGAGCAACGAGCTATTAGCACAGCGCGCAAACGACATCCGCGACGTCGGGCAGCGAGTTCTGCGTATTCTAACTGGGGTCGAAGCGATCGCCGTTAAATATCCCACCAATACCATCTTGCTGGCGGAAGACCTGACGCCTTCCGACATGGCTAACCTGGATCGCGACCGGGTTGTGGGGTTCTGTACGCTCGCCGGCGGTTCTACTTCCCACGTCGCCATCCTCGCGCGATCGATGGGCATTCCCGCTCTCGCAGGAGCCGAAGCCCGCGTGATGGACTTGGCAGATGGGACGCCCGTTATCCTGAACGGGACTCAGGGAACCCTCCGCCTCAATGCATCGGAGGCAGAACTCGAGCGGACCCAGCTCCGCATCGCGCGCCAAAAGTCCATGCGAGCAGCCGAACTACAGACTGCCTTCGAGCCTGCCATTACCCAAGACGGTCACCCAGTCGAAGTTGCAGCCAATATCGGCAGCCTAAAGGATGCAGAAGAAGCAGTTGCTCTCGGGGCGGAAGGAGTGGGGCTCTTGCGCACGGAGTTTGCGTTCATGGAACGCCCCCAGGCACCCACGGAGGACGAGCAAACTGGCATCTATCGGGGCATCGCAGAAGTATTGGGTCCGGATAAACCCGCTATCATCCGTACCTTGGATGTGGGGGGCGATAAACCCTTGCCCTATCTGCCAATGCCGCACGAGGAAAACCCGTTCTTGGGCGAGCGGGGTATTCGTTTCGGTTTCGACCAACCTGAATTACAACGCACCCAATTGCGGGCAATTCTCCGAGCCTCTACCAAGGGCAAATTGCGCGTTATGTTCCCGATGATCGGTCGCATCGAAGAACTGCGAATGGCAAAAGCCATGTTGGAAGAGGAGCGACAGCGCCTTGACGTCCCGCCCGTTGAGATCGGAATCATGCTCGAGGTGCCCTCAGCCGCAATCATGGCAGAGCGGCTTGCAAAGGAAGTGGATTTCTTCTCGGTCGGCACCAACGACCTTACCCAGTACACCCTGGCAATGGACCGCGGGCATCCCAAACTCGCCCCGTGTTTGGACGGACTTCACCCGGCGGTCTTGGGGTTGATCGACTTAGCGGTGAGAGGAGCCAGCCAACACGGCATATGGGTTGGAGTCTGCGGCGGCATCGGGAGCGACCCACAAGCGGTTCCTATCCTAATCGGGTTAGGCATCAAGGAATTGAGTGTCAGTGTTTCGACTATTCCCAGCATCAAGGCGCAGGTGCGATCGCTCGACCTCGCTCGCTGTCGAGATCTGGCTGAGCGCGCCCTAACCTTGGAAACGGCGTCTGAAGTTCGCAATCTTGTTCCTCTGGAAGGGGATTGAGCTGCGTCGCGCATCAACCATCAACCTCCCTTACTCGGCGAAACCCAATTCACAAAAACTGATTCGCGAGAACTGATATCTATGTCAAGCGCTGCAAGAACTTCTTCAGAACGCTCCAGCTTGCAACATTGGTGGAGCATGGGCTTCGGATTGCTCCAGAAAATGGGAAAGTCCCTGATGCTGCCGGTGTCTGTGCTCCCCGTGGCCGGTGTTTTATTGGGGTTGGGCAGCGCTCGCTTGATCGAGTTGCAGAAGATCGAGCAGGGGGTGTTGACCGGAGCTAAGTTCGGCTGGCTGCCGGCTTGGTTAGCAGAGATTATGAAAAGCTCCGGCGATGCAATTTTCGCTAGCTTGCCCATTATTTTCGCACTTGCTGTTGCCATTGGTTACACCGGCAACGACGGTGTCTCAGCCCTAGCCGCGGTGGTTGGATTCGTCGTATTTCTGGCAACGCTGGGCGTTGCTTCAGTTCTGTTTTTCAACCTAGACCCCACAACCTTGAAGCCGATTTTGGGGATCCCTGCTTTGGACACCGGGGTCTTTGGGGGCTTGATTATGGGCTGCGTGGCTGCCTACATGTTCAACCGATTCTTTCGGATTAGGCTGCCTCAGTACCTCGGCTTCTTTGCCGGCAAGCGCTTTGTGCCGATTATTACTGCGTTTGCAGCGATCGCAATTGGCATTCTCATGAGTCTGGTTTGGCCGCCCATTGGCGAGGCGATCGATGGATTTGCGACGGCAGCTGCAGAAAGTGGAAACGTTCCGATTACAGTTGCCGTTTACGGCTTTATCGAACGACTGTTAATCCCCTTCGGATTGCATCACGTGTGGAACGTGCCGTTCTTCTTCCAGATCGGATCGTTTACCGATCCAATTAGTGGAGACATAGTCACTGGAGATATCAACCGCTTCTTCGCAGGGGATCCATCAGCCGGTATCCTCGGGGGGGCTTATTGGTTCAAGATGTTCGGACTGCCAGCGGCGGCGATCGCGATGTGGCATTGCGCTAAGCCTCAGAATCGCAAGCAGGTCGGCGGGATTATGATTTCGGCAGCACTCACTTCTTTTCTG
This genomic stretch from Rubidibacter lacunae KORDI 51-2 harbors:
- the thiL gene encoding thiamine-phosphate kinase, which encodes MSDRETSPTELTVGTLAERGLLQRLQAFCPREIVGDDAAVLPLDSDRVLVVTSDMLVDGVHFSDRSTSAADAGWRAAAANLSDLAAMGATPWGITVALGLRSDQPVTWVEELYAGMSACLQPSGTQIWGGDISRSETATIAITAIGQAPANRVWQRSAAQPGDAIVATGIHGASRAGLELLLHPESNLRLETAACERLRLTHQRPKPRLDVVPVLRAIAAESRTAAADSSDGLVDAVWQLCASSGVGARLDATAVPQSPDVIRYVGTELALEWALYGGEDFELVLCLPPELAQQLVAAIGGGAAIVGEILPGSEVVLMQANSTRVLTIDKTFQHF
- the ndhO gene encoding NAD(P)H-quinone oxidoreductase subunit O, producing the protein MVTKLKRGSLVHALPEQLENSLEAGASDPRFPEYIFKTKGEILETDGDYAFVKFFVPTPPVWLRLDQLTPAE
- a CDS encoding AGE family epimerase/isomerase, translated to MTPSPVAIAAYRRKYERELFERVIPFWLQYSLDRERGGYFNCLDRDGSLYDTTKHVWLQGRQAWLFAKLYRTVESKPEWLAAARLGVDFLQHFAIRPDRRAYFSLTEDGKPIQLQRKIFSECFYTMALAEFSRASDRPDLLAAARDELATLWDWAYDWSYVGRPVLAGQHPAQSLAVPMILLNLIEEIAPDDASEYAVEVEDCIRRILLHVNSDEQLVYETVAPDGSQIASPQGRLLNPGHAIEAGWFLQHWAQRLQREDLSADAIAIVRWSFARGWDDEYGGIFYFLDAEGYSPTPLEWSMKLWWVQCEALYAHLLNFSLTGDRDDWDAFERVDAYCFEHFSDPKFGEWFGYCDRQGNVTHRFKGGPYKGCFHVPRALLLCWRLLQALETPNTQSVA
- the crtH gene encoding carotenoid isomerase, which gives rise to MSAVAPAAVAATSGQREYDAIVIGSGIGGLVTATQLAAKGASVLVLERYLIPGGSAGYFERAGYRFDVGASMIFGFGTEGTTNLLARALDAVGVSLETIPDPVQIHYHLPNDLSVRVHRDYKRFLQELGDRFPRERTGIRRFYDECWRVFECLNAMELLSLEEPRYLTRVFFQHPLACLGLARYLPQNAGDLARRYIRDPELLRFIDIECYCWSVVPADMTPAINAGMVFSDRHYGGINYPKGGVGQIAQKLVAGLEAAGGKILYKARVTQILQEGKRAVGVRLADGSEFLGRRIVSNATRWDTFEKLLPASALPGRERRWQQRYQKSPSFLSLHLGVKADVVPPNADCHHILLDDWAQMESSEGTIFLSIPTLLDPDLAPAGHHIFHTFTPTWIDGWQNLSPSEYQRKKDFAAERLIARLERVFPGLEAGLDYQEVGTPRTHRRFLGRADGTYGPIPRRKLLGLLGMPFNRTAVPGLYCVGDSTFPGQGLNAVAFSGFACAHRIAVDLGLKA
- the mnmE gene encoding tRNA uridine-5-carboxymethylaminomethyl(34) synthesis GTPase MnmE — encoded protein: MSQPEIAQQETIAAIATPVVSQQGSVSIVRLSGATAVAIARALFRAPGRQAWESHRILYGTIRHPDTQAIVDEALLLLMRSPRSYTREDVVEFHCHGGIVPVQQVLQLCVSRGARLAQPGEFTLRAFLNGRIDLTQAESVAELVGAQSVRASQVALAGLQGKLAQPLRQLRAGCLDILAEVEARIDFEDDLPPLDVDAVRDRLTAALHEVTDILATAERGELLRAGLAVAIVGRPNVGKSSLLNAWSRSDRAIVTELPGTTRDVVESQLVVGGIPVRVLDTAGIRDTGDRVEQLGVARSRAAAAAADLVILLVSAADGWTAEDAEIYGSVCDRPLLLVVNKVDLAPPERVRVPAAIAQVVPTVAARQEGIDALETAILSAVQADGIAIANTDIAINQRQAAVLTRAQVSLQHVSEAIAARLPLDFWTIDLRTAIRALGEVTGEDVTESVLERIFSRFCIGK
- the mdh gene encoding malate dehydrogenase codes for the protein MVDRSPLVSIVGAGKVGSTLAQRLIEKHLADVVLVDIAVGLPQGIALDLLEARSLEGHDRHICGTNDFADTAGSDVIVITAGLPRKPGMSRDDLIATNARIVVDVTRQAIARSPEAILIVVTNPLDVMAYLAWETAGVPPQQVLGMAGGLDSARLQTFIALELNVDVAEVSALVLGGHGDLMVPLPRYCTVRGVPITELLDEAAIARLVERTRNGGAEIVQLLKTGGAFYAPASATYQMVEAIVHDRARLMPAATYLNGEYGITDLFVGVPCFIDRRGAGKIHELSLTAAERHALHTSAESVRTNLAIARAALENG